From the Prochlorococcus sp. MIT 1223 genome, the window AATTCTCAATGCTTTCCAAAACTTGACTTGAGGATGCATGGCTCGAAGAGCTTTACAACGTTTCACTGACTCTTCTCCATGAAGTTGAATGATTGTTGGTGCTGCATCGCTCTTTAAGGATTCGTCTAGATCAAAATCATTTATATCTGCAACCACTAAGACCCTTTCTGTTCTTGGATAAGAATCCTTTAAAACTTTAAAAATTTTATCCCTGCTTTTCTGGGCAAGGTATCTAGGAGATTTGCTTACGCCAATTATTCCTATTGCATGAGCACCTAAGGAGGCAATATGGATTGCTTGTCTGGCTTGCGTTATTCCGCAGATTTTCAATTTTATTTGTGATTGGATCACTGTTAGTTAGTTGATTTGGCCTTTATTCTCTAGGATTAGATTAAATACCTTTTTGATTGATTTTGGGAGGAGAAAGCTTGGAAGGCTTGGAGGTAATAAGAATTAAAGGTATTCCTTTGAGGATTCATTCCAGTTGGGCTGTAATCCTTTTGCTTTTTACTTGGAGCGCACAAAATCAGATTACTAATTTAGCTGATGCTCAAATTCCTTTGTGGACCTCTTGGTTGATTGGCTTTGTTACTGCTTTGCTTTTATTTATGTCAGTATTGCTTCATGAGCTAGGCCATTCTTTTATGGCTATTCATGAGGGAGTAAAAGTTAAAAGTATTACTCTTTTCTTTCTTGGAGGTATCGCGAAGGTAGATAGAGAATGTAAAGACCCCATGTCTACTCTTAGAGTTGCAATTGCAGGACCAATAGTTAGTTTTATTCTTTCCATAATCTTTCTCATTTCAATTCCACTTTTTTCAGTGAAAAGTATTATTTTCTCAAATTTACTTACTCAAATTGGCGCATTAAATTTGCTATTGGGTTTATTCAATTTGTTGCCAGGTTTACCACTTGATGGTGGAATTATTATTAAGTCTTTAGTTTGGCATTTTACTGGAAGTAAGAAAATAGGAATTAAGGTTGCTACTAAGTCAGGTAGATTCCTTTCCTTAAGTGCAATTTTTCTAGGAAGTTTTATTAGTATAAGTGTTGGAAGTTTGGCTGGATTATGGCTAATAGTTTTTGGTTGGATTGGTTTTTCTGCTTCTAGATCACAGAGTCAGATTCTACTTTTTCAGGAGACTTTATGCGAAATAAAAGTCTTTCAAGCGAAAAATCGACGCTATAGGGTTTTAGATGCAAATTTATCTTTAAAGCATATTAACTCAGTAAGTTTGGATTCGGGAAATAGTCAATTTAATTCAGAGTTAATTCTAGTATCAAAGTCTGGTAGATGGATTGGATATATTAATAATGATCCTTTAAAGGAAGTTCCAGTTCAAGATTGGGAGAATTATTGTTTGGAGGAATATGTTTTACCATTAAGCAACCTTCCTTTTATTAGTGAAAAAGAATCTTTATGGAAAGCTGTTTTGGAAGTTGAGAAGAACAAAGGTGAAAGATTGTTGGTTATGAACCTTGCCGGGTTACCAATCGGAACATTAGATAGAATTGATATTGGATTAGCTGTTCTGAAAAGGATCGGAATCAAAGTTCCAAGTAATTTTCTTGATCTAGCTAAAAAGCAAAATGCCTATCCATTGGGCTTATCTTTACCAGAAGTAGTAGAAGGTATGCTTGTTTCTGGTTTGATTGAAAAAGATAATATAAAAGGCCCTAAGTAGTTAAATTTTATCCATTTATGATTTTCTTGATATTTATTTCGTCGTATAGATTTTTTTTAACCCACTTAGTTTCTGGCCAAGAAAAAATTAAAGCTTTTAATAGATGATCCTCTATTTCTTTTGCTGATAAATTAAGTTCTATTGGGGGTGGTGGATCATTCTTAAATAAATTCTTCCATATTTCTCTTGGTGGATCTAAAAGTATCTCACCATGTTGCAAAAGGGATCCTTTTTGCCAAAACTGAGCACTTCCAATCCTTTTATTGCCTTTGTGATCTATAAGATCAGCAAGTGTAGAAGTGGAAAAACAATTGGAAGTCGAGGATGTAGACATTTGACTGCCGAAGAATAAAGGGATTCCTAATTCGGCGAAACCATTAATTAACCATTGACTTGCTTCAAAGTAAGCCTTTTTCTTTTTTCTTGGTGGCTCTTTCCAAGTTAAAGCATAAGTTATTCCACCACTATGTAATACAGCATCTCCTCCTGTTGGTCTCCTAATAATGTTTATTTTTTCCTGCTTGACTACCTCATTCCATCGCTTAGGAAGATCTTTTTGATTTTTACCAATAGATAGCCAAGTGCCTTTCCATGAATAGAAGCGAGCTGACATTGAGTAGTTGGAATTTGGCAAAGATTTTTCTAATAAGTATTTGTCTATTTCCATTTGCTGATTCCCAGCAAGTTTTATGTGATTAAAAATAGCTCCTTGCTTAATTTTCATTGTTGATTTGTTGGACAGGAACAGTATTCATTGATTCGATCTCTTTGAGAGAACTCAACTTCCTCGAGTAATTATTTTAAAATAATTGTATTCATTGAATAAATAATAGAACTTTATATCCAGTGATGGTTTTTTAAAGTTTGTTTGAAAATGTCAAAAACTTTCCAAGCTTTCTAATGGGAAAGATAGTTTCTTTTGATCTGTAGTCTTTTCAATATGAATTGGAATCTTTTCTTGATTACTAGATTTTAGTCGGTGAATTGATGTAAAAGATGCTTGATTAAATCCTTAAATGATTGCAATTTCAGTTTTATACGCTACAAGCAAGTTAATAGTTAAATAGTTTTGCTTGCGAACTTAGAAGAACCTCGGATTAATCCCGAGCCAAAAAGAAGAATTCGCAAAAGAAGCTTAAGCCGCAGACAAAGATCGAATGCTTCTGTAATTGTTGATAAGGCAACTATTGCGGCAGCATTAGAGCTTGAGGAGCTTCAGAGAGAATTTATATACAGCTGCATTTCTCTTGGAATGAAAATGGGCTTACTTGCAATATTTGCAGTGAGTTTCGTTAAGTTGGGAGTTGCTTCTCACGATAGGATATTGCGTCAGTTAGAAATGGTTTCAATACTTAGGTTTGAATCAAGAAAGCTAAATCAACTTAATTCAAGGTTTGATAAATTATTTGCGATTGGAGGAGAAAACCGACTAATTAGTGAGCAGGAACATTTAATTACTCCAAATAGTGTCAGGGTTGTTTGGAAATAAAAGAGATTGACAAATCAGATTTAATATTTTATTTGTTTAATACTTGATAATTAATCAAGAGCATTAAGGCTTAAAAGATGGCTTCACTTCAAGCTGCTCCAGGCACTGTTCTAATTACTGGAACCACTTCAGGTGTTGGGTTATACGCAACTAAGGCATTAATAGATCGAGGATGGAGGGTTATTACAGCAAATAGATCGCCTTTGAAAGCGGAGGCAGCTGCACAACAATTGGGCTTGCCATTTAGAAGACCCCGTCAGCTTCAACATTTGCAGATTGATTTGGGAGACTTGAATTCAGTTAGGAGTGGAGTTAAACAATTGATTGAGGGTTTGGACTCCCCTTTAGATGCGTTGGTTTGTAATGCAGCAGTTTATCTTCCAAGATTAAGAAAACCTCAAAGATCAGCTCAAGGATATGAAATATCAATGGCTACAAATCATTTTGGGCATTTCCTTCTTATTCAGCTTTTACTTGACAATTTAAGAAGGTCTAATCGTCCAGTTTGGACAGGACGGTCTTGGGGGTTTGAAGCTCCAAGAGTTGTCATCCTTGGAACAGTTACGGCTAATTTGAAAGAATTAGGAGGGAAAATTCCCATACCAGCACCAGCTGATCTTGGTAATTTATCAGGCTTTGAACAAGGCTTTCTTGATCCCATTAGCATGGCAAGCGGAAAACGTTTTAAGCCCGGGAAAGCCTATAAAGACAGTAAATTATGCAATATGATTACAACCCAAGAATTACATAGAAGATATAAAGACTCTTCGATTGTTTTTAGCTCTCTTTATCCAGGTTGCGTTGCAAATACCCAACTTTTTAGAAATACGCCAAAATTATTCCAAATTTTATTCCCTTGGTTTCAAAAACTAATTACAGGTGGTTTTGTTAGTCAGAGTCTTGCTGGGGAAAGAGTTGCTCAAGTAGTGGCTGACCCTGCATTTGGAATTTCAGGAGCGCATTGGAGTTGGGGAAACAGACAAAGAAAAAATGGAAAACAATTTTCTCAGGAATTATCATCTAGAGCAACTGACCCAATTACTTCAAAGAAAGTATGGGATTTATCAATGAAATTAGTGGGTATTAGCGAATGAATAATTCTTTAAGTTAATCAAAGCCAAGTAAGTCAAAAATCTCTCTATCTTTTAAAGGTTCCGCTGTGAGAGGCTCTACATTCTCCAGCATTTTTTTGGCAAGAGATAAATATTCGTTTTGAACCTCTAAAACATCTTCATCAGGCTCCATTTCGAAAATTGTACATTTTTTAAGCCTTGAACGTCTGATTGCATCTACATTTTTAAAGTGAGCCATTGTTTTAAGGCCAGTTCGAGCATTAAATTTATCAATTTGATCTAGCTCTGCAGATCTATTGGCAACCACTCCACCTAGGCGAACTTTATAGTTTTTGGCTTTTGCATTTATCGCTGCGACAATTCGATTCATTGCAAATATTGAATCAAAATCATTTGCGGTAACTATTAAGCAGTAGTTGGCATGTTGCAAAGGGGCTGCAAATCCTCCACATACCACATCTCCAAGCACGTCAAAGATAACAACATCTGTATCTTCTAGAAGGTGATGTTCTTTTAAAAGTTTTACTGTTTGACCGGTTACGTAACCTCCGCATCCTGTCCCAGCAGGAGGGCCTCCACTCTCTACACACTGAACTCCGTTAAAGCCTTTAAACATAAAGTCTTCTGGACGAAGTTCTTCACTATGAAAATCAACTTCCTCAAGAATATCTATTACGGTAGGCACCATTTTATGAGTAAGGGTAAAGGTGCTGTCATGCTTCGGATCGCAACCAATTTGTAGAACCCTTTTTCCCAGTTTTGAAAAAGCAGCGGATAGATTGGAAGAAGTTGTGGACTTACCAATCCCCCCCTTCCCATAGACAGCTATAACCAGAGCACCCTCTTCTATTTTAATTTTAGGATCTTGCTTTACTTGAACACTGCCTTCTCCATCAGCTTTCCGGGGCAAGGTGGTAGTCATTATTTACCTATAAACCAATGAGTTATATATACATTCAAGCAGGAAGATGAGCAGTTGGTAAATGTTTGCGTAATTCGATACATCTGTAATAATTTAATAGATTAGAAAATCTTTCTTTCCTCATAAAAATCAATCAATAAGTCTATTTACTCATCCCTGATGAATGTTTTCTGGCAATAATTAAGCCCCGAAATGCGCCTTAGCGTCAAACAATGTTTCGCTATTTATTTCTGCGCAACCAACTTGCTTTGCATATTTCTCAGTATTTCTTTTTACTTTACCTCGAACGAAAAAAGGTATTTTAGCTAGCTCTGTCTTCCCATCCGAGGTCCATTTAGGTATATGAGTTTCCAATGCATTTTCAGCAACAACTTTTTCTGGAACAGGTGTAGATGCAGCTGGTATTTTTGAATCTGTCTGATGACCTCCCAAGTGACCTAGATGACTTTGGTGGCCGTCAGTAAATTCAAAATCGTGACGGAACATTCCAATTAGATGCTCTTCTAATCCCATCATTAGAGGGTGAACCCAGTCGTCAAAAATCACATTGGCCCCCTCCCAGCCCATTTGAGGGCTATATCTAGCAGGGACATCCTGTACATGCATTGGAGTACTAATAACAGCACAAGGGATGCCAAGTCTCTTTGAGCTATGCCTTTCCATCTGTGTCCCTAAAACCAGCTCTGGTGCAGATTCTTTTATCGCCTCCTCTACTTCTAAATAATCATTAGTTATTAAAGCTTTAATGCCAAGATCTTTTGCTTTTTCTCTAACTTTCCTAGCCATTTCTCTGCTGTAAGTTCCTATACCTACAACTTCAAAACCTAATTCTTCGCTAGCGATTCTTGCAGCAGCAAGAGCATGGGTTCCATCACCAAATATGAAAACTCTTTTTCCAGTTAAATAATTTGAATCAACTGATTTTGAATACCAAGGTAAGCGAGAAAGATTTGCTTCATCTAACTTGTATGTGGTGGGCATGCCCAATATGTCATGCAGTTCTTTGAGAAAATCTATCGTTGCCCCTACACCAATGGGAATGGTGGTTGTGAATGGGAGGCCTAAATTTCTTTCAAGCCAAAGACATGTTGATTCTGCTATCTCTGGGTAGAGACAGACATTTGCATCTGCCTCTCCGATTCTTGCTAAATCTGCTGGAGAAGCTCCAAGTGGTGCTATTACATTCACATCAATTCCATGCTGAGCAAGGATTTTCTGAATCTCGAGGACATCATCTCGACAACGGAAACCAAGTAGTGAAGGACCTATTAGATTTACTTTTGGCCTTCTTCCTATTTCTTTCCATTGAGTTGGATTATGTTCTGATGAGTCTTTAGTAACATCGGCTAATATTCCTCTAACTAATTGATAGAGGGTTTCGGCTGCTCCCCAGTTTTCTTTTTTACTATAAGCAGGTAATTCTAGGCTTATAATTGGAATATTAAATCCCATCCCTTTAGCTAGAGATCCAGGTTGGTCTTGAATTAATTCCGCAGTACAGCTTTCTCCAACAAGAAGAGCCTCAGGATTGAACCTCTCTACGGCTTCATTAATATGACCTTTAACTAGTTCGGCAGTATCTCCACCTAAATCTCTAGCTTGAAAAGTTGTATAAGTTACAGGAGGCCTTTCCCCTCTTCTTTCAATCATTGTGAAAAGGAGGTCTGCGTATGTATCGCCTTGAGGAGCATGTAATACGTAATGAACTCCTTTCATTGAAGTTGCAACTCTCATTGCACCTATGTGAGGTGGCCCTTCATATGTCCAAAGAGTTAGTTCCATTAGATCAAGCTTTTGTGAGTTGTTTTTTGTTTAAAAGATCGTGCCTATGAAGAGGTCTTGAGAACAGTTCAGCAAGATCAGATGCCTGGTCTATTCCATGTATAGGGCTGAAAACCATTTCAATTGACCATTTTGTTGAAATACCTTCAGCCTCTAGGGGATTAGCTAGGCCCATTCCGCATACAACAAGATCTGGATGTTGTTCTCGAATTCGATCTAGTTGTTTCTCTACATGTTGTCCTTCAACAATTCGAGTTTTTTCTGGAAGTAGGTCTATTTCAGGTCCCATCATGTCCCTATTTAAATAAGGAGTGCCAACTTCTATAAGTTCCATGCCACACTCTCTTTTTAGAAAACGTGCAAGAGGAATTTCTAATTGTGATTCAGGTAATAGAAATAATTTTTTGCCAGTAAGCTTTTTTTTATAAGGTTCTATAGCTTTGTGTGCTCGTGAAATCAAAGGTTCCAAGGTGGAATCCACCAAGGCTTTATCTATATTAAAGGAGTTTGCAGCAGCCTCTATCCAGAGTTTACTTCCCTCAATTCCTAAAGGGAAAGGAGCTCTTAGAATTTCAGCCCCTCTATCTTTAAGTGCTCTAGCGGTATCAGTTAAATATGGCTGAGCCAACAAAACCTTTGTACCTGGTCCTATTGGAGGTAGTTCGGTGGACTGCCTTGGTGGAAAGCTGTCAATTTTATTTATTCCAAGTCGATTGAAAATAGTTATTAATCTATCTTCGACTGGGTTTGCCAGCGTTCCAACGAGAAGCAATTTGCTCTCTTGACTTGCTGGCATTAATGGAACTAATGCTTTTAGAGCCCCATCTTCTCCTTGGGTAAAGGTTGTTTCAATTCCACTCCCTGAGTAATTGAGTACCGTAACTTGACCTTTTAATTCCAGATTAAGTTTTTCAGCAACTCTTGCTAAATCAATTTTAATTACTTCACTGGGGCAAGAACCTACAAGAAAAAGAGTTCGAATTTCGGGACGCCTTTCTAATAGATTTTTGACAACGCGATCAAGCTCCTCGTGAGCATCTGCTAAGCCAGCAAGATCTCTTTCTTCTAGGATTGCTGTGCCAAATCGAGGCTCAGCAAATATCATCACTCCAGCTGCACTTTGGATGAGATGTGCACAGGTTCGGGAACCTACGACCAAGAAAAAAGCATCTGGCATGCGTCTATGCAGCCAAACAATTGAAGTAAGGCCACAAAAAACTTCTCTTGGACCAGTTTCCTTTAGCAGCGTGGCGCCGCCCATAAATAAATGCCTCTTCTATATTTTAATTTGATGTTCTTTTTGGTGTTAGTCAACAATTCATAGAAACTTTTTGGAATTGAAGATATTTTTGTTGCGTTTTATTTTTATTTTCAGGAAATCATGTTATCTCGGTCGTTTTCGCTAGGTAAAAATTACATCCTTAGATGATTTAGTCTCAGGAGTTTAATTAACTTAGTTTCTCCAGTAATTTGAATCTTTTTCAGCTTTGTAGAGCTTCCAAACATTTCTAGTTAATCTTCTAGCTACCAAGCCACCTCTTTCTGTCTTTGCGGAAGAGGGACGAACTCCAAGAAGATGAGTTACTTCAGCAGTACTTAAGGGTGCTCCAGTTTCTATGGCTAATGATGTCAGTTCTAAACGTTGACGTAATGAAACAAGATCCGCTTTTTCTTCAGTTTCCTCGAATAGCCAGTTTAATCCGGACTTTCCTTCACTGGTGATTTTTTGCATAAGTCCAAGACCCACTAAACCTAGTGCCTGTTCGGCTTTTAGATCATGTGAGGTATTCTTTGGATCAGTCTCTTTTACTGGTGAAGTAGTCATTTTTTTGTTGCCTATTTTTTTGAAGGTATCGGCTTATAAAAATGCATGCAAGCTTTTGTGATAGCTAATATGGCTAACTTTAATGTATTATCCGCGCCATGAGCGCTAGCTTGGATGATAGGAATCGACGCGCTAGAAATGGCGTAATCGTTACGGGTACGGAGGTTGATCCTCCGGCATCAGGTGCTAGCTGTGTAATTACTACAGATACGGAGAAGTCATTAGTAGCTAGGCAAGCGAGTCATGTCCAACAAATTGAATTAAGATCTTATGTTTTCTTAGATTCTCTTCAGCCTCAACTTGCGGCCTATATGGGAACAGCAAGTCAAGGTTTCTTGCCTATTCCAGGAGATGCATGTCTTTGGATGGAAGTCTCTCCTGGAATGGCAGTACACCGAGTAACTGATATTGCATTGAAAGCAAGTAATGTTCGATTAGGTCAGATGGTCGTTGAGAGAGCCTTTGGTTCAATGGCTTTGTATCATCGAGATCAAAGTACAGTCATACATTCAGGTGATGTTGTTTTAGATGCAATAGGAAGCAGTATTGCTAGACGAACAAAACCTGAAGTGAGTTGGACTGAAATTATTAGATCAATTACACCTGACCATGCGGTATTAATTAATCGACAAAATAGAAGAGGTTCAATGATTCAATCCGGAATGAGTATGTTTATTCTTGAAACTGAGCCCGCTGGATATGTATTGATGGCGGCGAATGAAGCTGAAAAATCATCTAATATTACTGTCGTAGATGTTAAAGGAGTTGGTGCATTCGGTCGCCTTACACTTGCTGGTCGTGAA encodes:
- the bchL gene encoding ferredoxin:protochlorophyllide reductase (ATP-dependent) iron-sulfur ATP-binding protein, whose product is MTTTLPRKADGEGSVQVKQDPKIKIEEGALVIAVYGKGGIGKSTTSSNLSAAFSKLGKRVLQIGCDPKHDSTFTLTHKMVPTVIDILEEVDFHSEELRPEDFMFKGFNGVQCVESGGPPAGTGCGGYVTGQTVKLLKEHHLLEDTDVVIFDVLGDVVCGGFAAPLQHANYCLIVTANDFDSIFAMNRIVAAINAKAKNYKVRLGGVVANRSAELDQIDKFNARTGLKTMAHFKNVDAIRRSRLKKCTIFEMEPDEDVLEVQNEYLSLAKKMLENVEPLTAEPLKDREIFDLLGFD
- a CDS encoding phosphoribosylanthranilate isomerase, whose translation is MIQSQIKLKICGITQARQAIHIASLGAHAIGIIGVSKSPRYLAQKSRDKIFKVLKDSYPRTERVLVVADINDFDLDESLKSDAAPTIIQLHGEESVKRCKALRAMHPQVKFWKALRIRSENDLISAGKYQEIVDALLIDAWDENLLGGTGHRVSLNLLKEKEFKIPWWIAGGISADWIPELLSVITPYGIDASSKLEISPGVKDLEKVEHLIQAIKEYS
- a CDS encoding ferredoxin:protochlorophyllide reductase (ATP-dependent) subunit N, which codes for MGGATLLKETGPREVFCGLTSIVWLHRRMPDAFFLVVGSRTCAHLIQSAAGVMIFAEPRFGTAILEERDLAGLADAHEELDRVVKNLLERRPEIRTLFLVGSCPSEVIKIDLARVAEKLNLELKGQVTVLNYSGSGIETTFTQGEDGALKALVPLMPASQESKLLLVGTLANPVEDRLITIFNRLGINKIDSFPPRQSTELPPIGPGTKVLLAQPYLTDTARALKDRGAEILRAPFPLGIEGSKLWIEAAANSFNIDKALVDSTLEPLISRAHKAIEPYKKKLTGKKLFLLPESQLEIPLARFLKRECGMELIEVGTPYLNRDMMGPEIDLLPEKTRIVEGQHVEKQLDRIREQHPDLVVCGMGLANPLEAEGISTKWSIEMVFSPIHGIDQASDLAELFSRPLHRHDLLNKKQLTKA
- a CDS encoding lipoyl protein ligase domain-containing protein; translated protein: MKIKQGAIFNHIKLAGNQQMEIDKYLLEKSLPNSNYSMSARFYSWKGTWLSIGKNQKDLPKRWNEVVKQEKINIIRRPTGGDAVLHSGGITYALTWKEPPRKKKKAYFEASQWLINGFAELGIPLFFGSQMSTSSTSNCFSTSTLADLIDHKGNKRIGSAQFWQKGSLLQHGEILLDPPREIWKNLFKNDPPPPIELNLSAKEIEDHLLKALIFSWPETKWVKKNLYDEINIKKIING
- a CDS encoding BMC domain-containing protein, which encodes MSASLDDRNRRARNGVIVTGTEVDPPASGASCVITTDTEKSLVARQASHVQQIELRSYVFLDSLQPQLAAYMGTASQGFLPIPGDACLWMEVSPGMAVHRVTDIALKASNVRLGQMVVERAFGSMALYHRDQSTVIHSGDVVLDAIGSSIARRTKPEVSWTEIIRSITPDHAVLINRQNRRGSMIQSGMSMFILETEPAGYVLMAANEAEKSSNITVVDVKGVGAFGRLTLAGREGDVEEAASAAMRSIDQINRSEF
- a CDS encoding site-2 protease family protein, whose product is MGGESLEGLEVIRIKGIPLRIHSSWAVILLLFTWSAQNQITNLADAQIPLWTSWLIGFVTALLLFMSVLLHELGHSFMAIHEGVKVKSITLFFLGGIAKVDRECKDPMSTLRVAIAGPIVSFILSIIFLISIPLFSVKSIIFSNLLTQIGALNLLLGLFNLLPGLPLDGGIIIKSLVWHFTGSKKIGIKVATKSGRFLSLSAIFLGSFISISVGSLAGLWLIVFGWIGFSASRSQSQILLFQETLCEIKVFQAKNRRYRVLDANLSLKHINSVSLDSGNSQFNSELILVSKSGRWIGYINNDPLKEVPVQDWENYCLEEYVLPLSNLPFISEKESLWKAVLEVEKNKGERLLVMNLAGLPIGTLDRIDIGLAVLKRIGIKVPSNFLDLAKKQNAYPLGLSLPEVVEGMLVSGLIEKDNIKGPK
- a CDS encoding protochlorophyllide reductase; translated protein: MASLQAAPGTVLITGTTSGVGLYATKALIDRGWRVITANRSPLKAEAAAQQLGLPFRRPRQLQHLQIDLGDLNSVRSGVKQLIEGLDSPLDALVCNAAVYLPRLRKPQRSAQGYEISMATNHFGHFLLIQLLLDNLRRSNRPVWTGRSWGFEAPRVVILGTVTANLKELGGKIPIPAPADLGNLSGFEQGFLDPISMASGKRFKPGKAYKDSKLCNMITTQELHRRYKDSSIVFSSLYPGCVANTQLFRNTPKLFQILFPWFQKLITGGFVSQSLAGERVAQVVADPAFGISGAHWSWGNRQRKNGKQFSQELSSRATDPITSKKVWDLSMKLVGISE
- a CDS encoding ferredoxin:protochlorophyllide reductase (ATP-dependent) subunit B; protein product: MELTLWTYEGPPHIGAMRVATSMKGVHYVLHAPQGDTYADLLFTMIERRGERPPVTYTTFQARDLGGDTAELVKGHINEAVERFNPEALLVGESCTAELIQDQPGSLAKGMGFNIPIISLELPAYSKKENWGAAETLYQLVRGILADVTKDSSEHNPTQWKEIGRRPKVNLIGPSLLGFRCRDDVLEIQKILAQHGIDVNVIAPLGASPADLARIGEADANVCLYPEIAESTCLWLERNLGLPFTTTIPIGVGATIDFLKELHDILGMPTTYKLDEANLSRLPWYSKSVDSNYLTGKRVFIFGDGTHALAAARIASEELGFEVVGIGTYSREMARKVREKAKDLGIKALITNDYLEVEEAIKESAPELVLGTQMERHSSKRLGIPCAVISTPMHVQDVPARYSPQMGWEGANVIFDDWVHPLMMGLEEHLIGMFRHDFEFTDGHQSHLGHLGGHQTDSKIPAASTPVPEKVVAENALETHIPKWTSDGKTELAKIPFFVRGKVKRNTEKYAKQVGCAEINSETLFDAKAHFGA